One window of Chloroflexus aggregans DSM 9485 genomic DNA carries:
- a CDS encoding glycosyltransferase family 4 protein gives MRPLFISPLGRGGVDFGIQNITRAVRRTGLAPELLRLPELYNFLPMLIPATLPADIVRRFDIVQGRSRVAFSLRNYERPVVTTVHHLTTDPALQPYSSFAQRLFYRLVESRYDGLSIAYADAVVCVSRYTQRMVALTYGRRDTVLIYDGIDTDVFVPPPGMARRNDGLPPSDARIRLLFVGNRTRRKGFDLLPQIMDRLPADYALYYTGGFQGRDTGPPHPRMIPIGSPDRAGLVAAYQSCDILLFPSRLEGFGIAPAEALACGRPVVTTNVAALPEVVDDGLNGFLVARDDVAGYAEKVRILGEDAALRRRFGEHGREKVVAKFAYGPLGKGFRQLYARLLGRDDD, from the coding sequence ATGCGTCCACTCTTTATCTCACCACTCGGTCGTGGTGGTGTTGATTTCGGCATTCAGAACATCACCCGTGCAGTCAGGCGTACCGGTTTGGCGCCCGAACTTTTGCGTTTACCCGAACTGTACAATTTTCTCCCGATGCTCATTCCCGCTACCCTCCCCGCCGATATTGTCCGTCGGTTCGACATTGTGCAAGGCCGCTCGCGCGTCGCATTTAGCCTGCGCAACTACGAACGCCCGGTGGTCACAACCGTCCACCATCTCACCACCGATCCGGCGTTACAACCGTATAGCTCATTCGCCCAACGCCTTTTCTACCGACTGGTCGAATCGCGCTACGACGGCCTCTCCATCGCGTATGCCGATGCGGTTGTCTGTGTTAGTCGCTATACCCAACGGATGGTTGCACTGACTTACGGTCGGCGCGATACCGTCCTGATCTACGACGGGATTGACACCGATGTCTTCGTTCCACCGCCGGGAATGGCGCGTCGCAACGATGGTCTCCCACCGAGCGATGCCCGCATTCGATTGTTGTTTGTCGGCAATCGTACTCGCCGGAAAGGGTTCGACCTGCTTCCCCAGATTATGGATCGTTTACCCGCCGATTATGCCCTCTACTACACCGGTGGATTTCAAGGACGCGATACCGGTCCACCCCATCCACGGATGATCCCGATTGGCTCACCCGACCGCGCCGGGCTGGTGGCGGCTTACCAGAGTTGCGACATCCTGCTCTTCCCCTCGCGGCTCGAAGGGTTCGGCATCGCACCGGCAGAAGCATTGGCCTGTGGCCGCCCGGTGGTGACGACGAACGTCGCCGCTCTGCCTGAGGTGGTTGACGATGGTCTGAATGGATTTTTGGTCGCCCGCGATGATGTCGCCGGTTATGCCGAGAAGGTACGGATATTAGGTGAAGATGCCGCACTGCGCCGCCGTTTCGGTGAGCACGGTCGTGAGAAGGTCGTGGCGAAGTTTGCCTACGGCCCGCTTGGCAAGGGCTTTCGGCAACTCTACGCGCGGTTGTTGGGTAGGGATGACGACTGA
- the lgt gene encoding prolipoprotein diacylglyceryl transferase: MVLYPPDDPFLISFTLFGLPIVVRWYGAIIMTGALIAALLASRRAVARGYHPDHVWNQLMLGLVLGIAGARIYYVAFEWERFAPNPWSVFNLTTGGIAIHGAIIGALLSTVIYTRYAGLPYWDWLDVCVPGFLLAQSIGRWGNFFNQEAYGRPTDLPFGLRIDPEYRVPPYNDLTTYPITTLFHPTFLYESVWNLVGVGILLWLDRRFGRLAPPERRRLNPGDLLFLYGIIYSSGRFWIEGLRIDSLCANGVGGSCEGSIRVAQLVSMVAIVVCGVLIFLNHRRPFAGTPTVRPDGDASPVSEAR, from the coding sequence ACGGCGCGATTATTATGACCGGTGCGCTCATTGCAGCGTTACTAGCCTCACGTCGTGCCGTTGCTCGTGGCTACCATCCCGATCACGTCTGGAATCAGTTGATGCTAGGATTGGTGCTCGGTATTGCCGGTGCACGGATATATTATGTGGCTTTTGAGTGGGAACGCTTTGCGCCGAACCCGTGGAGTGTCTTTAACCTGACGACCGGTGGGATTGCTATCCACGGCGCCATTATCGGGGCGTTGCTCTCTACGGTAATCTATACCCGTTATGCCGGGTTGCCTTATTGGGATTGGCTCGATGTCTGTGTGCCGGGTTTTTTACTGGCCCAGAGTATTGGCAGGTGGGGAAATTTCTTCAACCAAGAAGCCTATGGCCGGCCAACCGATTTGCCGTTCGGGTTGCGGATTGATCCAGAGTACCGGGTACCACCTTATAATGATCTGACGACCTACCCGATCACGACCCTCTTCCATCCGACGTTTCTGTATGAGTCGGTCTGGAATCTGGTTGGGGTGGGAATATTGCTCTGGCTCGACCGCCGCTTTGGTCGGTTGGCGCCGCCCGAACGGCGGCGGCTCAATCCGGGTGATCTGCTGTTTTTGTACGGGATCATCTATTCGAGCGGACGGTTCTGGATTGAAGGCTTGCGTATCGATAGTTTGTGTGCGAACGGGGTTGGTGGTTCGTGCGAGGGTAGTATTCGGGTGGCGCAGTTGGTGAGTATGGTGGCGATTGTGGTCTGTGGGGTATTGATCTTCCTCAATCACCGGCGACCGTTCGCCGGTACCCCGACGGTGAGGCCTGATGGTGATGCGTCTCCGGTATCAGAGGCGCGTTGA